Proteins encoded within one genomic window of Geotalea daltonii FRC-32:
- a CDS encoding bacteriohemerythrin has product MQLVKWDNTLTLGVEPFDDHHKHLVCLLNETYDLFIAGEKPSSLEEVIDELIDYATYHFSSEELWMVKLNYPKQEEHKKQHEEFSSRVVNFQRDLIQKGSTSTLEVLSFLQRWLVEHIKHSDGEYSRFIHNG; this is encoded by the coding sequence ATGCAGCTGGTAAAATGGGATAATACTCTGACTTTAGGTGTTGAGCCGTTTGACGACCATCACAAGCACCTGGTATGTCTTCTTAATGAGACCTATGACCTGTTCATTGCGGGCGAAAAGCCGTCATCTCTGGAAGAGGTAATCGATGAACTTATCGATTATGCCACCTACCACTTTTCCTCGGAAGAGCTGTGGATGGTCAAATTGAATTATCCAAAACAGGAAGAACACAAGAAACAGCACGAGGAGTTTTCATCTCGGGTGGTGAATTTTCAGCGAGATTTGATACAGAAAGGAAGCACCTCGACACTGGAAGTGCTCAGCTTTCTACAGCGATGGCTTGTGGAGCACATAAAGCACAGTGATGGAGAGTACAGCAGGTTTATCCATAATGGATGA
- the ubiE gene encoding bifunctional demethylmenaquinone methyltransferase/2-methoxy-6-polyprenyl-1,4-benzoquinol methylase UbiE, whose amino-acid sequence MFKLTEKGEKIQEMFDTIAPRYDFLNRVLSFGIDRSWRRFAVKKIKYAPNGRILDVATGTGDVALEIAARTPSSVSITGIDFSGEMVELGKQKVAASSYAGRINMQVAPCEDIPFADDSFDSITIAFGIRNVVDRSQGLKEMYRVLKPGGRVVILEFSTPRFVLFKHLYHFYFLKVLPVIGGLFSKFSAYKYLPDSVIEFPSQDQFKATMAGVGFKNTQHHDLTLGIATVYTGEK is encoded by the coding sequence ATGTTTAAACTCACGGAAAAGGGTGAAAAGATCCAGGAAATGTTCGACACTATCGCCCCCCGCTATGACTTTCTCAACAGGGTTCTGAGTTTCGGCATAGACCGAAGCTGGCGCCGCTTTGCCGTCAAGAAAATCAAATATGCACCCAATGGCCGCATACTCGATGTCGCCACCGGCACGGGAGATGTGGCATTGGAAATAGCAGCCCGGACGCCGTCGTCAGTTTCCATTACAGGCATCGATTTCAGCGGTGAAATGGTTGAGTTGGGGAAACAGAAGGTGGCTGCCTCGTCCTACGCAGGACGCATAAACATGCAGGTTGCTCCTTGCGAAGATATTCCCTTTGCCGATGACAGTTTTGATTCCATTACCATCGCCTTTGGCATCAGAAATGTTGTTGACCGGTCCCAGGGGCTCAAGGAAATGTACCGTGTCCTTAAACCTGGAGGCAGAGTGGTGATACTGGAGTTTTCCACACCGCGCTTTGTACTGTTTAAGCACCTTTATCACTTTTATTTTCTCAAGGTCCTGCCCGTCATAGGCGGGCTCTTCTCGAAATTCAGCGCTTATAAATACCTGCCCGACTCTGTAATTGAATTCCCCTCCCAGGATCAGTTCAAAGCTACCATGGCCGGAGTTGGTTTTAAAAATACCCAGCACCACGACCTGACACTGGGTATCGCCACTGTCTATACAGGTGAGAAATAA
- the cdaA gene encoding diadenylate cyclase CdaA — MFSYFRPQDIADILIMSFLVYQLYSWFKNTRALQVVIGLGFLGLLYVITKNLGLFMTSWILQELGTVLFILLIVIFQGEIRQALYRFSLLRNLFDRQDNPSQIDIMDLANTVFSLAQEKTGALIVFQRRENLDDYLLHGIQLDSLPCSQLLMSIFRDGAPLHDGAVIIREGRIAQASCHLPLSSSTDIPQYFGTRHRAGLGLTERSDAAVIIVSEERGTVSLALGGELSRMDSPEELYDTLNTILSPPVQEVSTTTLRRKLFGNIVPKMAILLFVLACWLLITSRQGAILTVNAPVKFHNLPKELALIKTTPEEIEVQLKVFSNLIPSPKEMDIIADVDLSRAKEGVNNIAIRSEEIKLPPGVIIAGLSRSTIRVVADKKIIRHITVKAGTVSRLPGKLRLRSAKVDPPTVVVEGPAHVVNQFDQVQTEEIDLSLIRQSTMLERRVLSPSPQLRVLRDEPVKVRVLTGR, encoded by the coding sequence TTGTTTTCCTATTTTCGCCCCCAAGATATCGCGGACATACTGATCATGAGTTTTCTTGTCTACCAGCTGTACAGCTGGTTCAAGAATACCAGAGCACTGCAGGTGGTAATCGGCCTCGGCTTTCTCGGTCTTCTCTATGTGATAACCAAGAACCTGGGGTTGTTCATGACCAGTTGGATACTCCAGGAACTGGGGACGGTTCTCTTCATCCTCCTTATTGTCATCTTCCAGGGCGAAATACGTCAGGCACTTTACCGTTTCAGTCTTTTGAGGAACCTCTTCGATCGCCAGGACAACCCATCCCAAATTGACATTATGGATCTGGCCAATACTGTTTTCTCTCTGGCTCAGGAGAAGACAGGCGCACTGATCGTTTTTCAGCGTAGAGAGAACCTGGATGACTACCTTTTGCATGGTATCCAGTTGGACAGTCTACCCTGCAGCCAGCTCTTGATGAGTATCTTCAGGGATGGAGCTCCGTTGCATGACGGCGCCGTCATCATACGGGAAGGTCGCATTGCCCAGGCTTCCTGTCATTTGCCCCTTTCCTCCAGCACCGACATCCCCCAATATTTCGGCACCAGACATCGCGCCGGGCTAGGCTTGACCGAGCGTTCAGATGCTGCTGTCATAATCGTATCGGAAGAGAGAGGAACGGTTTCCCTTGCTCTCGGCGGTGAGCTATCTCGAATGGATTCCCCGGAAGAGCTGTATGACACGCTCAACACCATTCTTTCTCCTCCCGTTCAGGAAGTAAGTACGACCACCCTACGTCGCAAGCTTTTTGGTAATATTGTGCCAAAGATGGCCATACTGCTCTTTGTTCTTGCATGCTGGCTGTTGATAACGTCACGCCAGGGAGCAATCCTTACTGTCAATGCGCCGGTAAAATTTCATAACCTCCCCAAAGAACTGGCTTTAATAAAAACTACCCCTGAAGAGATTGAGGTGCAGCTGAAGGTCTTTTCCAATCTTATTCCTTCGCCTAAAGAGATGGATATAATTGCCGATGTTGACCTGTCTCGGGCTAAGGAAGGGGTAAACAACATTGCTATCCGCAGTGAAGAGATAAAGCTCCCGCCTGGCGTTATTATTGCCGGACTTAGCCGCTCCACGATCAGGGTGGTTGCAGATAAAAAAATTATCCGTCATATAACGGTGAAAGCCGGCACTGTGTCAAGACTGCCGGGGAAGCTGCGGCTTCGATCCGCAAAGGTGGACCCACCCACTGTTGTTGTTGAGGGTCCTGCCCATGTGGTGAATCAGTTCGATCAGGTGCAGACCGAGGAGATTGATTTGTCTTTAATACGGCAAAGCACAATGCTTGAGAGGAGGGTGCTTTCCCCATCGCCCCAGTTGAGAGTGTTGAGGGATGAACCTGTAAAAGTCCGTGTTTTAACAGGGCGCTGA
- a CDS encoding C40 family peptidase, producing MANYIRYILICVIILTFPSFVFAAKTHRVKKNETLFSLAKKYHVTVQDIKSTNNLVSSHIKPKQVLVIPPRSVEASSAERRESKTKVSTYKVKKSETLSRIAKKTGVSVSELKRLNNLSKSKVRPGTVLVLRERETTDEAPVQRTAKKLQLRHSDLFNEKDYEQSLAELTELDPDQKVDLKKSAELKVDNIQELKKSAYGFLGTRYRFGGSSRSGIDCSSFVQQVFRELEVSLPRTAREQFGMGAEVAPGDLQKGDLIFFRTYASYPSHVGIYLGNNKMIHASSKDRRVVVSPINTYYYRSRFIGAKRIVEINPDIFKFDDLLLGVEEETMDDVIANDSLGLTQAK from the coding sequence ATGGCTAATTACATTAGGTATATATTAATCTGTGTCATTATTCTTACTTTTCCTTCTTTTGTCTTTGCAGCAAAAACTCACCGGGTAAAAAAGAACGAAACCCTTTTCAGTCTTGCCAAAAAATACCACGTCACAGTTCAAGATATCAAATCCACCAACAATCTGGTTAGCAGTCATATAAAACCGAAACAGGTTCTTGTTATTCCTCCCCGCTCCGTAGAGGCTTCCTCCGCCGAGCGCAGAGAGAGCAAAACCAAGGTCAGCACCTACAAGGTGAAAAAAAGCGAAACCCTTTCGCGTATTGCTAAAAAGACAGGCGTTTCGGTAAGCGAGCTGAAACGTCTGAACAATCTGAGCAAAAGCAAGGTAAGACCTGGAACCGTTCTGGTTCTGCGAGAGCGAGAGACTACGGACGAGGCTCCGGTACAGCGGACCGCCAAAAAGCTCCAGCTACGCCACAGCGACCTGTTCAACGAGAAGGATTACGAACAGAGCCTGGCCGAGCTCACTGAACTTGATCCTGATCAAAAAGTAGATCTGAAAAAAAGTGCCGAACTTAAAGTCGATAATATTCAGGAACTGAAGAAATCTGCCTATGGCTTTCTCGGCACCAGGTATCGTTTCGGTGGCAGCTCAAGGAGCGGTATCGACTGTTCCAGTTTTGTCCAGCAGGTATTTCGCGAGCTGGAAGTGTCCCTTCCAAGAACTGCACGTGAACAGTTCGGCATGGGGGCTGAGGTTGCACCTGGCGATCTGCAGAAGGGGGATCTGATTTTCTTTCGCACCTACGCTTCCTATCCTTCCCATGTTGGCATCTATCTGGGCAACAATAAAATGATCCATGCTTCATCAAAAGATCGCCGTGTCGTGGTTTCTCCCATCAATACCTATTATTACCGTTCCCGCTTCATCGGGGCTAAAAGAATTGTGGAAATAAATCCGGACATTTTCAAATTTGATGACCTTCTTCTTGGTGTAGAAGAAGAAACCATGGATGATGTGATTGCCAATGATTCCTTGGGCCTGACACAGGCAAAATAA
- a CDS encoding B12-binding domain-containing radical SAM protein, with translation MTQVLLAYKSNSAGANDPYTSLLPVGLGYINAVLNSHGYASQMANFSKFSWKETESIISRMRPQVLGIAQFTHNRFESVKLAALAKKINPATFVVFGGPHATHQYREILDRHKQVDAVVLGEGEESFLELVATLKDETPRLAEIKGIAFRTANGIISTTARPPIADLDSVPFPAAYMDNALGVDLHRQLEFIITSRGCPAACLFCSSPLFWGKSLRLRSPRNMVDEITLIRNRCGLIYFSIRDDTFTADKGRVMEFCRLLRKEKVFILWNCQSRVSAVDEELLFAMKRAGCECIQFGVESGSPRILKALGKGINTEQVRKASALVRKAGMNLSIYLITGVKNEVDADTDATIKLVEAIQAHDGQVSPLAYYPGTGIFSKDVKAGVIGREIFNEDRHEALYVRDDAFVGSSTQRLLETVAKVGKGAGYGERDFQSHKKLLGYCHATNIMSGEMYEDEGRWQLAEREYREIAEREPENPWGWLLLGALYGRLGALEKACSKYKRVLTVVPAHAPAFSDLGELMMLMGKTWEGMEYFKRALELNPYDPRAKQALKTR, from the coding sequence TTGACCCAGGTACTTCTTGCATATAAATCAAATAGTGCTGGTGCAAATGATCCATATACCTCCCTGCTGCCTGTAGGTCTTGGATATATCAACGCAGTATTGAACAGCCACGGATATGCTTCCCAAATGGCCAATTTTTCCAAGTTCAGCTGGAAAGAGACGGAATCCATAATTTCCCGAATGCGTCCCCAAGTCCTGGGCATTGCGCAATTTACCCATAACAGATTCGAGTCAGTGAAACTGGCCGCTTTGGCTAAAAAAATCAATCCCGCTACCTTTGTTGTTTTTGGTGGTCCCCATGCCACACATCAATACCGGGAGATACTCGACCGCCATAAGCAAGTGGATGCGGTAGTGCTGGGGGAGGGGGAGGAGAGTTTCCTTGAATTAGTGGCAACTCTTAAGGATGAGACCCCGCGCCTCGCAGAGATAAAAGGTATAGCTTTCCGCACTGCTAATGGCATTATTTCCACTACTGCAAGGCCACCCATTGCCGATCTTGACTCAGTCCCATTTCCGGCAGCATATATGGACAACGCCTTGGGGGTGGATCTGCACCGGCAGCTGGAGTTCATTATCACCTCACGGGGCTGCCCGGCAGCCTGCCTGTTTTGTTCGTCTCCCCTCTTCTGGGGAAAATCATTACGTCTGCGTTCGCCACGCAATATGGTTGATGAAATAACCCTTATCCGTAATCGCTGTGGGTTGATCTATTTTTCCATCCGCGATGATACCTTCACTGCCGACAAGGGCAGAGTCATGGAGTTCTGTCGACTTCTTCGTAAGGAAAAGGTCTTTATTCTCTGGAACTGTCAATCCAGGGTCAGTGCTGTCGACGAAGAGCTGCTTTTTGCAATGAAGCGGGCAGGTTGCGAATGTATCCAGTTCGGAGTCGAATCAGGGTCTCCACGCATTTTAAAGGCGCTGGGCAAAGGGATCAATACCGAACAGGTCAGAAAGGCCTCTGCTTTGGTGAGGAAAGCAGGCATGAACCTGTCCATTTATTTGATTACCGGGGTGAAAAACGAGGTTGATGCCGATACCGATGCCACAATCAAGCTGGTAGAAGCTATTCAAGCCCATGATGGGCAGGTATCGCCATTGGCATACTATCCAGGTACGGGGATTTTCAGCAAAGATGTTAAAGCTGGAGTAATCGGCAGGGAAATATTCAATGAAGATAGACATGAAGCGCTCTATGTGCGAGATGATGCCTTTGTCGGATCTTCAACACAGCGGTTGCTGGAAACGGTCGCCAAGGTCGGAAAGGGAGCCGGATATGGTGAAAGGGATTTTCAGTCCCATAAGAAATTGCTCGGCTATTGCCATGCTACCAACATCATGTCTGGAGAGATGTATGAGGATGAAGGACGATGGCAACTGGCAGAGAGAGAATACCGTGAGATAGCCGAAAGGGAGCCGGAAAACCCATGGGGTTGGCTTCTTCTTGGGGCTCTATATGGAAGATTGGGCGCCCTGGAGAAGGCCTGTAGCAAATACAAACGGGTTCTGACTGTTGTTCCGGCCCATGCCCCGGCTTTCTCAGATCTGGGAGAACTGATGATGCTGATGGGCAAGACTTGGGAGGGTATGGAATATTTTAAAAGAGCTCTTGAGCTAAACCCATATGATCCAAGAGCGAAGCAAGCACTCAAGACCAGATAG
- a CDS encoding YhdP family protein: protein MTPKNKYIIIVFSFLLAIVLAGGGLSFLLDKLLHLDTYKEQILAETQRMLKRQVTYEKGLFAFKFGPSFTFTNVIVKEKDGSNDFVSAEKITFKVDLLPLLEKRVSLHEIILSHPKINLSRDDKGVFNFDDLLEKTDSSVSVHLKEIKVDKGTINFDDRSVVPSGLTTRLKDLDLHLGNMTRGKKCRIKLAASIGGAAPNKLSVSGTVRIARRDRPLKESIADLHIKTDNFDVSQFWPYYMAHVPFKKVMGRFDTDLNVKGKFEAFTSKGEVRVSSLRFDYPQVFHAVLTPRNTHFRYAMELTDRDIAVKSINLTVDKLNVEGSCSILDLHSKDPRIVAQAVTSTFRLEEFAGYIPYGIIVDDTADFIEKHIKGGTYQLNEGRLDGRISQILHMELGQNYNVLFIKGTVDKGIVSFGPQVPTFNRVKGDLEMRGKDFNLIRMSGNFGTSPFTLDGKIADYPLTTPSSYPFTMKMTPRQAEVAWLLGQGREKYLSFTGNSELNLAGNGFTSGYNLSGDWNLIDTAYSYRNYINKPAKRANRVAFRGSLNKEEAILSYLAYDLGPLHLTASAGYSYKGQDNLNLGLQTNMFSAGDITPMLPFIRQYSPTGKLKASVHGKGPGNDLAKFRWGGDIHFSGFAVKPPEPVKMLSNMSGVIHFKGDQLETSQLSVKMGSSTISGKGSLSGFKNPTLSMTFSSPSLDLSDLGYNLAGKALLAEKLHASISLKDKDLQIKELSTQIKKTSLSVRGMVKEIDNPKIDVAITSPNLDIEDLLLLSKLEPTGKSESSTNLKMKASIKAASGKYRDLEFKGLKADALFEDKILYLQQLGFSAFGGNVSGKGRFDSGSNGTPHYQVSFNLDGVSAEKATHAIGMKKQEITGTLSLQGELSAKGNTSADIKRTALGSLKIYMEDGSLRRFATLSKIFSILNVSQLLKLQLPDMVSGGMPYNSIAGTLAVKDGTISTSDFFLDSDAMNISCVGKIDLTREEIDATVGVQPLQTVDKVVSRIPIVGWILTGKDKTLVTAYFEAKGKIDDPKVSAIPVKYLAKGVFDIFRRVFELPAKIFTNTGEVIIGK from the coding sequence ATGACTCCAAAAAACAAATATATTATCATCGTCTTCTCCTTTCTGCTGGCCATTGTTCTAGCAGGAGGCGGTCTTTCATTCCTTCTGGATAAACTCCTCCATCTGGACACCTATAAAGAGCAGATTCTGGCTGAAACCCAGAGAATGCTTAAAAGGCAAGTCACTTACGAAAAAGGTCTGTTTGCTTTTAAATTCGGCCCATCGTTTACCTTCACCAATGTAATTGTCAAAGAAAAGGACGGCTCAAACGATTTTGTCAGCGCTGAGAAAATCACCTTCAAGGTTGACCTGCTGCCTCTGCTGGAGAAAAGAGTATCACTCCATGAGATTATCCTCTCTCATCCAAAAATTAATTTAAGCAGGGATGACAAAGGTGTCTTCAATTTTGACGATCTCCTGGAAAAGACAGACTCATCGGTTTCCGTACACCTGAAAGAGATAAAGGTGGACAAAGGCACAATCAATTTCGATGATCGGTCGGTAGTGCCATCGGGATTGACCACCAGACTAAAAGATCTCGACCTGCATCTCGGCAATATGACCAGGGGCAAAAAGTGCCGGATCAAACTGGCTGCATCCATAGGCGGAGCTGCGCCTAACAAATTGTCAGTCTCCGGTACTGTAAGGATTGCACGCAGGGACAGACCACTGAAGGAGTCAATTGCTGACTTGCACATCAAGACGGACAACTTTGATGTTTCCCAATTTTGGCCTTATTACATGGCCCATGTTCCATTCAAGAAAGTTATGGGTCGCTTCGATACGGATTTGAACGTCAAAGGTAAATTCGAGGCCTTCACCTCAAAGGGAGAAGTCAGGGTTTCGTCCTTGCGATTCGATTACCCGCAGGTATTTCATGCCGTTCTGACCCCAAGGAACACACATTTTCGCTACGCCATGGAGCTGACTGACCGTGACATCGCCGTCAAGTCCATCAATCTGACCGTCGACAAACTCAATGTCGAAGGAAGCTGCTCAATTCTGGACCTGCACAGTAAAGATCCACGCATTGTTGCCCAGGCAGTCACTTCCACTTTCAGGCTGGAGGAATTCGCCGGTTACATACCCTATGGAATAATAGTTGACGACACAGCAGACTTCATCGAAAAACATATCAAGGGTGGTACTTACCAACTTAATGAAGGCAGGCTTGACGGGAGAATAAGCCAGATTCTGCACATGGAACTGGGGCAAAACTATAACGTGCTCTTTATCAAAGGAACGGTTGATAAAGGTATCGTTTCCTTCGGCCCACAGGTTCCAACATTCAACAGGGTCAAAGGTGACCTGGAAATGAGAGGTAAGGATTTCAACCTGATCCGCATGTCGGGGAACTTCGGCACATCCCCTTTCACCCTCGATGGCAAAATTGCCGACTATCCCCTGACGACCCCATCCTCCTATCCTTTCACCATGAAAATGACCCCACGCCAAGCGGAGGTGGCCTGGCTTCTTGGTCAGGGGCGCGAAAAGTACCTGTCTTTTACGGGAAATTCGGAGCTGAACCTGGCAGGCAATGGATTCACCAGCGGTTATAATCTTTCCGGCGACTGGAATCTTATTGACACTGCATACAGTTACAGGAATTACATCAATAAACCGGCCAAACGCGCCAACAGAGTAGCCTTCAGAGGAAGCCTCAACAAGGAAGAAGCGATACTTTCATACCTGGCTTACGACCTTGGCCCTCTGCATCTTACCGCCAGCGCCGGTTACAGTTATAAGGGCCAGGACAACCTGAACCTGGGCCTTCAGACGAATATGTTTTCAGCAGGGGACATAACGCCAATGCTCCCTTTCATCAGACAGTACAGTCCGACAGGCAAGCTTAAGGCATCCGTCCACGGCAAAGGACCAGGCAACGATCTGGCCAAGTTCCGCTGGGGAGGAGATATCCACTTCTCCGGCTTTGCCGTAAAGCCTCCAGAACCGGTTAAGATGCTGAGCAACATGTCCGGCGTTATCCACTTCAAAGGCGATCAGTTGGAAACATCCCAGCTATCGGTCAAGATGGGCAGTTCGACCATCTCCGGTAAAGGGTCCTTATCCGGCTTCAAAAATCCCACTCTGAGCATGACTTTCTCATCCCCTTCACTGGATCTGTCCGATTTGGGATATAACCTAGCCGGTAAAGCCCTGCTGGCTGAAAAACTTCATGCTTCCATTTCTTTGAAAGACAAAGACCTGCAGATAAAGGAACTTTCCACCCAGATCAAGAAAACATCCCTGTCTGTTAGGGGAATGGTCAAGGAAATAGATAATCCAAAGATCGATGTCGCCATCACTTCTCCAAATCTGGATATTGAAGACCTGCTGTTGTTGTCTAAACTGGAACCCACCGGCAAGAGTGAGTCATCCACTAACCTGAAGATGAAGGCTTCAATCAAAGCAGCTTCAGGAAAATACCGGGACCTTGAATTTAAAGGCCTCAAAGCCGATGCACTATTTGAAGACAAAATATTATATCTGCAGCAACTGGGTTTCTCGGCTTTTGGCGGTAATGTCTCCGGCAAGGGACGATTCGACTCGGGATCAAACGGCACTCCCCATTACCAGGTCAGCTTCAACCTGGATGGGGTTTCGGCAGAAAAGGCCACACATGCCATCGGTATGAAAAAGCAGGAAATCACAGGAACCCTTAGTCTGCAGGGAGAGCTTTCGGCAAAAGGGAATACCAGCGCAGACATCAAGCGGACAGCTCTTGGATCGTTGAAGATCTACATGGAAGACGGCTCTCTGCGAAGATTCGCTACACTGTCAAAAATATTTTCCATACTCAATGTATCCCAGTTGCTCAAACTGCAATTACCGGACATGGTATCCGGCGGCATGCCATATAACAGTATTGCCGGTACTCTGGCAGTCAAGGACGGCACAATCTCGACCAGCGATTTTTTTCTTGATAGCGATGCCATGAACATTTCCTGTGTAGGCAAAATCGACCTGACCAGGGAAGAAATCGATGCCACTGTCGGTGTTCAACCGCTTCAGACAGTGGACAAGGTGGTCAGCCGCATCCCCATTGTCGGTTGGATACTTACCGGAAAGGACAAGACACTGGTAACAGCCTACTTTGAAGCAAAGGGTAAAATAGATGATCCCAAGGTCTCCGCTATCCCGGTGAAGTACCTGGCCAAGGGAGTATTTGACATATTCAGGCGGGTTTTCGAACTGCCGGCAAAGATATTTACCAATACCGGCGAGGTCATCATCGGAAAATAG